One Mycolicibacterium sarraceniae genomic window carries:
- a CDS encoding DUF4185 domain-containing protein gives MSSTKNASAYVGRIGGLAVGLGVGVAILAGAGAAWAETAGPGDSGPSAHRSSATSSPGTVSGPKEVNKPAAARTSKRPAPTSSPDAPTSAATSGISTAGTSRTTTPTAAALPALVPTAQRDAKHVESTIRAMVSTTTSNMTPTSAAVNSSVSQVTSNPIGWVTGQVNGRWPQTNNTAGFGIYGTDLGIMWENTLTGKIQLAFGDTFSGPNMTGGWRSNVLLLSTDTNLKNGLSLLQTGYAYQFIKPAPSALFPFFGSEVTIIPTAAISVLDQQYVNYMSVKSWDTPGRWTTNYSAISMYDEATDSWNLLNSTIRSASWFGSSKPYVPGNQNFQQAAYVLEPLDQVAPGDTQYLYTFGTPSGRAGSAYLSRVGVDDVANLAKYQYWNGNDWVTGRPVAATPILGDSTHSAGLFGPIIDWANNPNVFGGYLGGLLGAKTGGNISEMSVQYNDYLDKYVIMYTDSQNNVELRYADQPNGEWSAPVTVATSATYPGLYAPMIHPWSGTGKLVDNSGDPDISTLYWNMSIWGNYNVILMSTDLTSIKNSLGSASTNA, from the coding sequence ATGAGTTCGACGAAGAATGCCTCGGCCTATGTAGGTCGTATAGGCGGCTTAGCGGTAGGCCTGGGAGTAGGTGTGGCGATCCTCGCTGGCGCCGGTGCGGCGTGGGCCGAGACCGCCGGACCCGGCGACTCCGGCCCATCGGCACACAGGTCATCTGCCACCAGCTCCCCCGGCACGGTCTCCGGGCCAAAGGAGGTAAACAAGCCCGCGGCGGCGCGCACCTCCAAACGTCCCGCACCGACGAGTTCGCCAGACGCACCGACCAGTGCGGCCACCAGCGGCATCAGCACGGCCGGCACCAGCCGGACCACCACCCCGACCGCCGCGGCCCTGCCCGCTCTGGTGCCGACGGCACAACGGGACGCCAAACACGTCGAATCGACGATTCGGGCGATGGTGTCGACGACGACCAGCAACATGACACCAACGTCGGCCGCGGTGAACTCCTCAGTGAGCCAGGTGACGTCGAATCCGATCGGCTGGGTGACCGGTCAGGTCAACGGCAGGTGGCCGCAGACCAATAACACCGCCGGCTTCGGCATCTACGGCACCGATCTCGGCATCATGTGGGAGAACACCCTCACCGGCAAGATCCAGCTGGCGTTCGGCGATACCTTCAGCGGGCCGAACATGACCGGTGGTTGGCGGTCCAACGTTCTACTGCTGAGCACCGACACCAATCTGAAGAATGGTCTGAGCCTGTTGCAGACCGGCTACGCCTACCAGTTCATCAAACCTGCTCCGAGCGCACTGTTCCCGTTCTTCGGCTCCGAAGTCACCATCATCCCGACCGCGGCCATCTCAGTGCTCGACCAGCAGTACGTCAACTACATGTCGGTCAAATCCTGGGACACCCCCGGCCGGTGGACCACCAACTACTCGGCGATCTCGATGTACGACGAGGCGACCGACTCCTGGAACCTGCTGAACTCGACCATCCGCTCGGCGAGCTGGTTCGGCTCGTCGAAGCCGTACGTGCCCGGCAATCAGAACTTCCAACAAGCGGCCTACGTCCTGGAACCTCTCGACCAGGTCGCGCCGGGAGACACCCAGTACCTATACACATTCGGCACGCCCTCGGGCCGTGCGGGTTCGGCCTACCTGTCCCGGGTCGGCGTCGACGATGTCGCCAACCTGGCCAAGTATCAGTACTGGAACGGCAACGACTGGGTGACCGGCAGGCCCGTGGCCGCCACGCCGATCCTCGGCGACTCCACCCATTCCGCAGGCCTTTTCGGCCCCATCATCGACTGGGCCAATAACCCCAACGTGTTCGGCGGCTATCTCGGCGGGCTGTTGGGCGCCAAGACAGGCGGCAATATCAGCGAGATGTCGGTGCAGTACAACGACTACCTCGACAAGTACGTGATCATGTACACCGATAGCCAGAACAACGTCGAGCTCCGCTACGCCGACCAGCCCAATGGCGAGTGGTCGGCACCGGTGACGGTGGCAACCTCGGCGACGTATCCGGGGCTGTACGCGCCGATGATCCACCCGTGGTCGGGCACCGGCAAGCTGGTCGACAACAGCGGTGACCCCGACATCAGCACCCTGTACTGGAACATGTCGATCTGGGGCAATTACAACGTCATCCTGATGTCCACGGATCTGACGTCGATCAAGAACTCGCTGGGCTCCGCCTCCACCAACGCGTAA
- a CDS encoding protein kinase family protein encodes MPVPDALHPLSTDQMAQLVEVLAALHATFPGRLPQKASGGRQFGWLMAPPGDPSNLIAPTVMRMSARRLADSTSIPRAAGRLHLRELPGCARRDRQGPHTVLRGDSQPGNTYIRDGNAGLLDWQVVRRGHSSRDLALRDLLDTYRSAQAGQGGPDLDRDELWTRYRHAVVHPWFSGLGTASLGGMQDDGIAMEGLLRAVTALEELDTVGALRHAR; translated from the coding sequence GTGCCAGTTCCCGACGCCCTGCACCCGTTATCGACCGATCAGATGGCTCAGCTCGTCGAAGTGCTGGCCGCGCTGCACGCGACGTTCCCAGGGCGGCTACCGCAAAAGGCTAGTGGCGGTCGACAATTCGGCTGGCTGATGGCGCCCCCAGGCGATCCGTCGAATCTCATCGCGCCGACGGTGATGCGGATGTCGGCGCGCCGCCTGGCCGATTCGACGTCGATCCCAAGGGCTGCGGGCCGGTTACACCTGAGAGAACTTCCCGGCTGTGCTCGACGCGATCGACAGGGCCCCCATACTGTGCTGCGCGGTGATTCCCAGCCCGGCAACACCTACATCCGCGACGGCAACGCCGGGCTACTGGATTGGCAGGTGGTCCGGCGCGGCCATTCGTCCCGGGATCTCGCCTTACGCGACCTGCTCGACACCTATCGCAGCGCACAGGCCGGCCAGGGCGGCCCGGACCTGGATCGCGACGAGTTGTGGACACGCTACCGGCACGCCGTTGTGCACCCCTGGTTCTCGGGTCTGGGCACGGCCAGCCTCGGCGGAATGCAGGACGACGGTATCGCTATGGAGGGGTTGCTGCGTGCGGTGACCGCGCTCGAGGAACTCGACACCGTCGGAGCGCTACGCCACGCGCGCTGA